The DNA sequence TTCTCAACATTGGGCATCAACCACATGgcaaatgcaatttttttttatttttttttttgaaagtactgtctactttctttgtataacagttttatctaataacgtattagacaggactgttTAACAGATCATAAACAAATGGAGAATAGGAGCTCTGTGTGCGCTCTGGCGTTCTCAacgccgtcaaaataaaagtcacaacatCAAGCGCGGGTTACGCCACTATTTAGTTCCTACTGGCAGTGCGAAATGTCGGGTTTCTTGTATACAAAAAATACTGGATCGCGCGCATTCAGGGGGGCAAAACCGCTAAGGAGTCTTATGCCggaaaaacgcttaacgtggcttaatgtactaagacagtgatattaacagaccaaactcagTAGACATCATAGTAATAAAccatactatgtacagaaaagcagttgAGCCCAGAATTTGAACGCAGCACATTTAatttcacgttaagcgtttttctcccatagaaaactgttataaaGAAAAGCTTAACGTcgcttaatgtagcctactaagtgatattaaagggatagttcacccaaaaatgaaaatttgatgtttatctgcttacccccagggcatccaagatgtagatgactttgtttcttcagtagaacacaaatgatgatttttaactccaaccgttgcggtctgtcagtcgtataatgcttgtcaatgggaactccatctataagagtcaaaaaaaaacatgcacagacaaatccaaattaaaccctgcggctcgtgacgacacattgatgtcctaagacacgaaacaatcagtttgtgcgagaaaccgaacagtatttatatcatttttttttacctctaatacaccactatgtccaactgccttgtgcatccggttggtgaggtctaaaaacgcgctctgatgaTGGAactgatgtctcgcgcttatagttcaatgagtgcgagagatcacttccattgtcagagcgtgttcagacctcaccaaccggatgcacaaggcagttggacatagtggtgtattagaggtaaaaaaatgatataaatactgtttggtttctcgcacaaactgatcgtttcgtgtcttaggacatcaatgtgtcgtcacgagccgcagggtttaatttggatttgtctgtgcttgtttttttgactcttatagatagagttcccattgacaagcattatacgactgacagaccgcagcagttggagttaaaaatcatcatttgtgttctactgaagaaacaaagtcacctacatcttggatgccctgagGGTAAGCAggtaaacatcaaattttcatttctgggtgaactatccctttaaaagatcaaattctgcacaaaccaatatttctgtatagtatgctttattagtatggtgtttgctaagtttggtcttttaatgtcactgtcttagtacattaagccacgttaagtgTTTTCTTTATGGGAGGATAATGCTTAATTAaacgtgttgcgttcatattatgggctcatctgcttttctgtacatagtatgcttCATTAGTATGGTGTTCACCAAGTTAGattttttaataacactgtcttagtaaattaagccacgttaagatTCTGTCCTGTGTGTGGATGGAATTTAACCACcatcagtttaaatgttcatttttttgcctttttgccATTTATTATACTATTTTTCACGTAAAGCGttttcacgttaagcgttttagaacGTCCCGTTATGGCGAGTTCTACATGCACCTCACAGGGGGTAAAAGTCATTAATGCTGAGAAAAGAGATGCTTACAACATCTGTTCTGCCGAATTATTTATCACCATTAATGAACCCCACAAAGAATATTATATCGTTTTTAAACAGTACTTGGAGGTGCATGCAATTCTAGTTATAACGTTAGTCATCAGGTCTCGAATTAAATTGTCCAACTAATTTTGCTAATCATGACATACCCTATGAATTTATGAACTTACCTGGTTTTGTTGGTTGTTGAGCCTTTCTATCCTAAATGTTTTTGACAAGGCTACATCATAATCCACcacatttgaaagaaaattgatactgtaaacatactgtacaaGACATGAGACGTGTGACAGCTAGCTAGGTGTGTCGACAGTGAGGAAATGGCTAGCATCAATTACTTTGGAAGCCTAGGTAGTGCGGACTCTGCCGattatattaagaaattaaCTCTCAGTAACTTTTCCCAAAGTTTCCAAGATGCACATAACTAACAATTACTGTACATCTCTGCCAACACAGTATAAGGCATTTattagaaacaaaagaaataataacatTGTAAGCAATGCattagggctgcaactaacgattcttttgataatcgattagttgGGTGATTATTTCTTCGATTAATCAGATAagcccttttttattttattgacaaaacacaCTATTTTACATCCTGCCCAATGCTGTCCTTCAAACAAACGTGTCAACTGAATGCTATGAAAACATATTGCCGATagtgaatatatttatatctatGCTATGTGCAAAAGAGCTATAAAGCAAAAGGAGTTTAAATCCCTACATAaaaaatgaagataataataaagataataaagaaaaacaaatgcagtGTTAACAGATAAGAGGAATGTTCTGTAggaacacacattcactctggacACAGTAAATAACCTGTTGCTGTTATTTCTTTATCCTGTAAATGTAAGAAAcatcttacatttatattcaattacacGCAGTTATATTACAGTTGCCactctcataaaatacttgaattaCACATTGAtgtttaaatctaaatttaacgtccaacaacagatatttcaacaaaattaatatttatgcacTGAATATTAATCATCTCCTCTCTAATGTGTCCCGTCTGTTTGATGCACATGTGCGCGCCGGCGCTCATTCGGTAAAGTTTGAAGTCCTGTCAGGTGCTTgaagtttaaaataaagaattctcatgttttgggCAGCTTGGATTACGTACCTTTCCCTGCAGCAGCTCATTCTGTTTCCTCCACTATTTTTAGATGCAGTTTGTCCATAGAAATAGGTTATTCGGTGCTGTAATTTGATGCGACTGGCAGAAGTTTTCTATGCACTGTGGGCAGACGCGACTAATCGATAATAACATTTGTTGTTGATGATTCTCATTATCGACTATGAAcgattttattattagtttttgcAGCCTTACAATGCATTATATTCAGTACATTGGCAAAATATGTGTAACAAAAAGGCATCTACAATAAACAAGGAGGCAGGAATATTAcaattcattaatattatacaaCGAAATAAAGGTATTATCTCTTAAAAGAAGGAATCGATTATGAACTACCGAAACGAGTCGTGAGCAATTCCAGGTAATGGCCGTTTGGTTTCCGATGTGCACTGTAAGAGGTAGACTAATCACAAcagattgggccatctgaccaatcagagcagagctgGATTATAGAAAGGAGGGCTTAGAGAGGCAGAAACTTCAAACAAACAGTTTTCAGattctttgagaaatgaggtgatatgcaatgtatattatgagaagaTTAAAGTGTTAAACCTATAgcaggagactccaaaacaaaattaagaactgttaaaatagcataacaggggcactttaaagtaaTCCAGCATCAATTCAGTAACTTATCTTTTAATTTTTCCAGATGTGGTCCTGTGGGCGTCAGTATCACACAGTGATCACAGTTCACACctgcagtgaagctcctcccacaacaattcaccaataaatactgggaatattcacatcatcctacaagagaaggacaaactccaggtgtagcagctgaaatctgtgtgactgttaaagatggagtttattaaagaggagattgaagacatgagtgatccagaaccatccagaataaaacatgaagatactgaggaacaaataggTTGGTGTCCATTCTTGATTCTTCATCGTTGACTGCTGAGAAACATTAAGGTATCAAAGCTTCAGTTCAACAGATTTGGTTTCAGATTTTTCAATTCAACATAAATGATACATAAAATGCAACTAAATGATCATAATCTTAAATAGCTGTTGTCATCcacattttaaatggattaACAAGAAAATGACAGAACTAACCTTTAGCACATCAAAGATCTGATACTTGATACTCTGTTGCTTTCGTCTGTTAAATTAAAGAGTTTATTTGGACTTATTTCAACCacataatattttctttttagactGGATGGAAATGAAACTGCAAAAACATGAACTGAATGAAGCAGAGGAGGAAAAGCATAACATCGaaattcaaagaacaaaagacaataaGCCGTacacctgctctcagtgtggaaagagtttcagtcgcAAAGGAAACCTTAAGATACACATAAGAATTCActctggagagaaaccgtatacATGCACCCGGTGTGGGAAGACCTTTGCTTATCAATCAGGCCTCAAATTTCATCTGCgcattcactctggagaaaaaccatttaactgtgatcagtgtggtaaagattttatttcGGCATCAAATCTAAAAACAcacctgaaagttcattcagGTGAGaagccttatgtgtgttctttctgtggaaagagtttttcaaggATGGATGGTTTTAAACtgcaccagaaaacacataatGAAGCAAGAGATCATATGTGCTTTGACTGTGGAAAGAGCTTTACAACAGCTAGGTTTCTGAAACAgcaccaaagaattcatactggagaaaaaccttacaagtgctcacattgtgacaagagtttcactcaATCTCCACacctgaaatcacatgagcgagttcatactggagagaagccgtactgctgtactcagtgtgagaagagtttcAGCGATGCAACATGTTTGAGAATTCATCTGCTCtgtcactctggagaaaaaccatataactgtgatcagtgtgataAAAAGTTTAATTCATCATCAAATCTAAAGCGAcacctgaaagttcattcaggtgagaggcc is a window from the Ctenopharyngodon idella isolate HZGC_01 chromosome 15, HZGC01, whole genome shotgun sequence genome containing:
- the LOC127495736 gene encoding gastrula zinc finger protein XlCGF7.1-like isoform X4 — its product is MEFIKEEIEDMSDPEPSRIKHEDTEEQIDWMEMKLQKHELNEAEEEKHNIEIQRTKDNKPYTCSQCGKSFSRKGNLKIHIRIHSGEKPYTCTRCGKTFAYQSGLKFHLRIHSGEKPFNCDQCGKDFISASNLKTHLKVHSGEKPYVCSFCGKSFSRMDGFKLHQKTHNEARDHMCFDCGKSFTTARFLKRHRRIHTGEKPYKCSYCDKSFTQSPHLKSHERVHTGEKPYHCTQCEKSFKDSTGFRIHLLRHSGEKAYNCDQCGKKFISSSHLKRHLNVHSGEKPYVCSLCGKSFSWLKSFKLHQKTHDEVKDHLPVSQTRLKLIPD